Part of the bacterium genome, TCTGCCCTTTGGAAAGAGAGTAGGAAGTGTAAACAGTAGAAATTGGTACTTCTTTAAGAGAAAGGTTTAGGCGAGCGATCTCTTTGACGATCTCTGAAGATATCTCCATTCGACTGGAATAAAAACGCATTTTTTCTAGAGCTTCACGGCGAAAAGCTCTAAATCCTGATTGCGAATCACTAACCTTTAAACCAAAAAGTAAGTGGGTCAGCCAATTACTCAGTGCATTTGCCAAGCGACGGAAAAGAGGCATCTTGACTCGATCAATCTTTCTGGTACCTAAAACCACCTCTGCCTCTTTCTTAAGAATTGGCTTAACCAGCCGCTCTATCTCCTCTGGTTTGTGTTGCAGATCAGCATCTATTGTCACCGCTACTTCTGCTCCTTCGTTAAGAGCAGCAGCAAATCCTGTCCGCAGGGCCCCACCTAAACCGCGATTAATAACATGAGAATAGAGTTTTACCGGAAAGTGGGTTGCAATCTCAGCCGTCTTATCTGTAGAGGCGTCATTAACCACAA contains:
- a CDS encoding glycosyltransferase family 2 protein, which produces MSKEKVFIVIPAFNEEKTIGRLLQKLFSLGYKNIIVVNDASTDKTAEIATHFPVKLYSHVINRGLGGALRTGFAAALNEGAEVAVTIDADLQHKPEEIERLVKPILKKEAEVVLGTRKIDRVKMPLFRRLANALSNWLTHLLFGLKVSDSQSGFRAFRREALEKMRFYSSRMEISSEIVKEIARLNLSLKEVPISTVYTSYSLSKGQSLKNGLKTLARLLAIKFQR